One window of the Thermodesulfomicrobium sp. WS genome contains the following:
- a CDS encoding hydantoinase/oxoprolinase family protein, translating into MHIGIDVGGTHTDGVLIKEGRVMAAAKEPTDGDLLTTITSVLRKLTAEAQGHAISSVNLSTTLSTNAIVTGTTEPVAVFAIPGPGIRAENYRIGDPFIVLPGAIDHRGTVTGRLRERDVAPHLAACKAANITAYAVVGKFSTRNPEHELFVADLLRPQAQVISLGHRVAEQLNFGRRVATAYFNSAAWRAFHRFAHALEGALAELGVQTEVNIVKADGGTMPLALAREIPVQSIFSGPAASVMGILAAAPQSEDAIVLDIGGTTTDIALLLDGTPLLERDGITLAGHPTLVRALQVTSIALGGDSVVRFEGGAFRVGPDRLGPCMAAGGPAPALMDAVNVLGYAHYADTERSMAGIRELAMRQGSSVRECARQIVDTAMGILSRAVGEFLALVNSRPVYTIQEILQERRLTPKQVLLIGGPAKALAPLVETALELPALVPPHSPVANAIGACLTRPTQGVVLTVDTARGRFTAPGLGIMKTVPRTYTLEQAVAEARALLSAELTRQGIRAHADDIHVLQAESFNMVENNVTIGRNIRVRCQLRPGVLTTLAA; encoded by the coding sequence ATGCATATCGGCATTGATGTGGGCGGAACCCATACCGACGGCGTGCTCATCAAGGAAGGCCGGGTGATGGCCGCAGCCAAGGAGCCCACGGACGGCGATCTCCTGACCACCATCACCTCGGTATTGCGCAAGCTCACCGCCGAAGCCCAAGGCCACGCCATCAGTTCGGTCAACCTGAGCACCACCCTGTCCACCAACGCCATCGTCACCGGCACCACCGAGCCAGTGGCCGTCTTTGCCATCCCCGGCCCCGGCATCCGTGCGGAAAATTACCGCATCGGCGATCCCTTCATCGTGCTCCCCGGCGCCATCGACCACCGCGGCACGGTGACCGGGCGGTTGCGGGAACGGGACGTGGCCCCCCATCTGGCCGCCTGCAAGGCCGCCAACATCACCGCCTACGCCGTGGTGGGGAAATTCAGCACCCGCAACCCCGAGCATGAGCTCTTCGTGGCCGACCTGCTGCGTCCCCAAGCCCAAGTCATCAGCCTCGGGCACCGAGTGGCCGAGCAGCTCAACTTCGGCCGCCGCGTGGCCACGGCCTACTTCAATTCCGCGGCCTGGCGCGCCTTCCACCGCTTTGCCCATGCCTTGGAAGGGGCCCTTGCCGAACTGGGCGTGCAGACCGAAGTCAATATCGTCAAGGCCGACGGCGGCACCATGCCCCTGGCCTTGGCCCGAGAGATCCCGGTGCAGTCCATCTTTTCCGGACCGGCGGCATCGGTCATGGGTATCCTGGCCGCCGCGCCCCAGAGCGAAGACGCCATCGTCCTCGATATCGGCGGCACCACCACGGATATCGCCCTGCTGCTCGACGGCACTCCGCTTCTGGAGCGCGACGGCATCACCCTCGCCGGGCATCCCACCTTGGTCCGCGCCCTGCAGGTAACCTCCATCGCCCTGGGCGGCGACTCCGTCGTGCGCTTCGAAGGCGGCGCCTTCCGCGTCGGCCCGGACCGTCTGGGGCCGTGTATGGCCGCCGGCGGTCCTGCGCCAGCGCTCATGGATGCGGTCAATGTGCTGGGCTACGCCCACTACGCGGACACGGAGCGCTCCATGGCGGGCATCCGCGAGCTGGCCATGCGGCAGGGCTCCTCGGTGCGGGAATGCGCCCGCCAGATCGTGGATACCGCCATGGGGATCCTCTCCCGCGCCGTGGGCGAATTTCTCGCCCTAGTGAACTCGCGCCCGGTGTACACCATCCAGGAAATCCTCCAGGAGCGGCGCCTTACCCCCAAACAGGTGCTGCTCATCGGCGGACCGGCCAAGGCCCTGGCCCCGCTGGTGGAAACAGCCCTGGAACTGCCGGCCCTGGTGCCTCCCCATAGCCCGGTGGCCAATGCCATCGGCGCCTGCCTCACCCGCCCCACCCAAGGGGTGGTGCTCACCGTGGACACCGCCCGAGGCCGCTTCACGGCCCCGGGGCTGGGCATCATGAAAACCGTGCCCCGCACCTATACGCTCGAGCAAGCCGTGGCCGAAGCCCGGGCGCTTCTTTCCGCAGAACTCACCCGCCAGGGTATCCGCGCCCATGCCGACGACATCCACGTGCTCCAGGCCGAAAGCTTCAACATGGTGGAAAACAACGTCACCATCGGCCGCAACATCCGCGTGCGCTGCCAGTTGCGTCCAGGCGTCCTGACCACCCTTGCCGCATAA
- a CDS encoding histone deacetylase — MLRASHSLGVIFFPAYDWSISPTHPEREERLLYTQDQFREEGVFDIEGIGEYRPLVASPEDIARVHFCFPSVEAVTTHSHHISAGGAIRAAGLVLDKERERAFAIVRPPGHHAMRCVHGSRGFCNINIEAIMVEWIRERMGNVRVAIVDTDCHHGDGTQDIYWHDPDTLFISLHQDGRTLYPGTGFPAECGGPKALGRTINIPLPPRTSDAGYLMAVEGIVKPILDHFKPDIIINSAGQDNHYSDPITNMNFTAQGYARLTELLGPHIAVLEGGYAIKGALPYVNLGIALALAGVDYSAVREPDLDPERIREHQSTLDYIKALCDHLPQVYFEPTQREEVEREGRFFVRRRSIFYDTDGITENQIERLRDCPYCPGWLHVESASDRVPKSLGIHVPIQGCDNCVDEADALFRKAQADSSFAHVQLIDRVRKRIRHAR; from the coding sequence ATGCTCCGCGCTTCCCATAGTCTCGGCGTCATCTTCTTTCCCGCCTATGATTGGTCCATCTCGCCTACCCACCCGGAGCGGGAAGAGCGCCTGCTCTACACCCAGGACCAATTCCGCGAGGAAGGGGTGTTCGATATCGAGGGCATCGGCGAATACCGGCCGCTGGTCGCCAGCCCCGAGGACATCGCCCGGGTGCATTTCTGCTTCCCTTCCGTGGAGGCCGTCACCACCCACTCGCACCACATCTCCGCCGGCGGAGCCATCCGCGCCGCCGGGTTGGTGCTCGACAAGGAGCGGGAGCGGGCCTTTGCCATCGTGCGCCCCCCAGGGCACCACGCCATGCGCTGCGTCCACGGCAGCCGCGGGTTTTGTAACATCAACATCGAGGCCATCATGGTGGAATGGATCCGCGAACGCATGGGCAACGTGCGCGTGGCCATCGTGGACACCGACTGCCACCACGGCGACGGCACCCAGGACATCTACTGGCACGACCCGGACACGCTCTTCATCTCTCTGCACCAGGACGGCCGCACCCTGTACCCGGGCACCGGATTTCCCGCCGAATGCGGTGGCCCCAAGGCCCTGGGCCGCACCATCAACATCCCGCTGCCGCCGCGCACCTCGGACGCAGGCTATCTCATGGCCGTGGAAGGCATCGTGAAGCCCATCCTCGACCACTTCAAACCCGACATCATCATCAACTCCGCCGGCCAGGACAACCACTACTCCGACCCCATCACCAACATGAATTTCACGGCCCAAGGCTATGCGCGGCTCACAGAGCTCTTGGGGCCGCACATCGCCGTGCTCGAAGGCGGCTACGCCATCAAAGGGGCGCTGCCCTACGTCAACTTGGGCATCGCCCTGGCGCTGGCCGGGGTGGACTACTCGGCGGTGCGCGAGCCCGACCTGGACCCCGAACGCATTCGAGAACACCAATCCACCCTCGACTACATCAAGGCCCTGTGCGACCACTTGCCGCAGGTGTACTTCGAGCCCACCCAGCGGGAAGAGGTGGAGCGCGAAGGCAGGTTCTTCGTCCGACGGCGCTCCATTTTCTATGACACCGACGGCATCACGGAAAACCAGATCGAACGCCTGCGCGACTGCCCGTACTGCCCGGGCTGGCTCCATGTGGAAAGCGCCTCGGACCGCGTGCCCAAAAGCCTCGGCATCCACGTGCCTATCCAAGGCTGCGACAATTGTGTGGACGAAGCCGACGCCCTGTTCCGCAAGGCCCAGGCCGACAGCAGTTTCGCCCACGTGCAGCTCATCGACCGGGTCCGCAAGCGCATCCGCCATGCGCGATAG